The Catharus ustulatus isolate bCatUst1 chromosome 13, bCatUst1.pri.v2, whole genome shotgun sequence genome includes a window with the following:
- the TMEM40 gene encoding transmembrane protein 40 — protein MENLDVPIPDLTEEQQDVFQKVFAADAKYLENHEKMNQSFWESLVKRLAATDPPILNTEEKNNLLNSCDVLPGGCAACLKAIEKKGVRAMALLYLLLKTSNPSGYRQLPSSKGKDEKLKLLKRLERNFVYSEEDKKSENSSHESLDEDTQDSDEEDLGRQKTEGQLLGGIPAEVVPYRDSEIARREDSDIDAYEKESTRPPQWTVRWMGIRKDDEFFHFVILCFAIGALLVCYYYHKDWTISLGIGLITFASLETTGIYFGLVYRIRSVLDSFVPLIDRFRPGGMRKAA, from the exons ATGGAGAATTTGGATGTCCCAATCCCAGATCTTACTGAGGAGCAGCAAG ACGTTTTTCAGAAAGTATTTGCTGCTGATGCCAAGTACTTGGAGAATCATGAGAAAATGAACCAGTCCTTCTGGGAATCACTTGTAAAACGCCTGGCCGCTACTGACCCACCTATCCTGAATACTGAAGAAAAGAACAAT CTCCTTAACAGCTGTGATGTCCTCCctggaggctgtgctgcctgcctgaAGGCCATAGAGAAGAAAGGAGTCAGGGCAATGGCTCTTCTTTACCTTTTACTGAAGACTTCCAACCCATCTGGGTACAGGCAGCTGCCCAGCTCCAAGGGAAAGG atgaaaaattgaaaCTCCTGAAGAGATTGGAAAGGAATTTTGTATATTCAGAAGAGGACAAAAAGTCTGAAAACTCATCCCATGAGTCCTTGGATGAAGATACACAAG ACAGTGATGAGGAAGATTTAGGAAGACAGAAGACTGAAGGCCAGTTACTTGGAG GAATACCAGCAGAGGTTGTTCCCTACAGAGATTCAG AGATTGCCAGAAGAGAAGATTCAGATATAGATG CATATGAGAAGGAGAGCACTCGCCCCCCTCAGTGGACAGTGCGGTGGATGGGCATACGGAAGGATG ATgaattctttcattttgtcaTTCTTTGCTTTGCAATTGGAGCTTTACTAGTTTGCTACTACTACCACAAAG ATTGGACAATTTCTCTTGGGATTGGTTTAATCACCTTTGCTTCCCTGGAAACCACTGGGATATACTTTGGTCTAG TGTACCGAATTCGGAGCGTCCTTGATAGCTTTGTTCCTCTGATTGACAGATTCAGGCCAGGAG GCATGAGGAAAGCTGCCTAA